A genomic region of Corallococcus macrosporus contains the following coding sequences:
- a CDS encoding HBL/NHE enterotoxin family protein, translating into MREPSPEVFSPEPLTTALAGLGAAGTTLQMYAQALVQQPVVGMASVPSLATDLGRANAVARACLGTVMPQALKLDAATLGFVHQLMAMYPRLQHLAKTVDQGGPAGSQAALELSQGLDLLAQFLARQGDTVAVFVAEAHRLSTETTKVSDALAADAVAAAGDAEIASLEAQISQTLAAIDQDCQTIAKGLSGTDKALVQLAIKMYNCEDSPVAAAKAFVGLIVNTANTSGDVIAAQHDVERQLQTLTTLYSELNPLLAEAAVAQTASQEAALMAQSTVRMQQAANDMGRAWAALIQGYASLSKALQQGTALPPLEPALAENKAGWQFLLDECTAWQRVGLFPVVLLQPTTDAAA; encoded by the coding sequence ATGCGTGAGCCGTCCCCGGAGGTGTTCTCCCCCGAGCCCCTGACCACCGCGCTCGCCGGACTGGGCGCGGCGGGCACGACGCTCCAGATGTACGCGCAGGCCCTGGTGCAGCAGCCGGTGGTGGGCATGGCGTCGGTGCCGAGCCTCGCCACGGACCTGGGCCGCGCGAACGCCGTGGCCCGGGCCTGCCTGGGCACGGTGATGCCCCAGGCGCTGAAGCTCGACGCGGCGACCCTGGGATTCGTCCACCAACTGATGGCCATGTATCCCCGGCTGCAGCACCTGGCCAAGACCGTGGACCAGGGGGGCCCCGCCGGAAGCCAGGCGGCCCTCGAGCTCTCCCAGGGGCTGGACCTGCTCGCGCAGTTCCTCGCGCGGCAGGGGGACACCGTCGCCGTGTTCGTCGCCGAGGCGCACCGGCTCTCCACCGAGACGACGAAGGTGTCGGACGCCCTGGCGGCGGATGCCGTCGCGGCGGCGGGGGACGCGGAGATCGCGAGCCTGGAGGCGCAGATTTCCCAGACGCTGGCGGCCATCGACCAGGATTGTCAGACCATCGCGAAGGGGCTGTCCGGCACGGACAAGGCGTTGGTCCAGTTGGCCATCAAGATGTACAACTGCGAGGACTCCCCCGTGGCCGCGGCGAAGGCCTTCGTGGGCCTCATCGTCAACACGGCGAACACCAGCGGCGACGTCATCGCGGCGCAGCACGACGTGGAGCGGCAACTCCAGACGCTGACCACGCTCTACTCGGAGCTGAACCCGCTGCTCGCGGAGGCCGCGGTGGCGCAGACGGCGTCGCAGGAAGCGGCGCTGATGGCCCAGAGCACTGTCCGCATGCAGCAGGCGGCGAACGACATGGGCCGTGCCTGGGCGGCGTTGATCCAGGGTTACGCGTCCCTGTCCAAGGCGCTCCAGCAGGGCACCGCGCTGCCACCGCTCGAGCCCGCCCTGGCGGAGAACAAGGCGGGGTGGCAATTCCTGCTCGATGAATGCACGGCCTGGCAGCGGGTGGGGCTGTTCCCCGTGGTGCTGCTCCAGCCGACGACGGACGCCGCCGCCTGA
- a CDS encoding MarR family winged helix-turn-helix transcriptional regulator yields MKRGLGTQLRHLLELLDGAVARAYAQDGLTFRPRFTPVVRALLQAEPLTLGRIAELAGITQPAATQTVALMAKEGLVTVAPGEVDGRQRLVRLSDEGRALLPRLQQHWQATATAAEQLDAELAAPLSRALEGAIEALEARPFDVRIAEARAARPGRHGRRTGRAGPR; encoded by the coding sequence ATGAAGCGAGGACTCGGTACTCAGCTGCGGCACCTGCTCGAGCTGCTCGACGGCGCGGTGGCGCGGGCCTACGCGCAGGACGGGCTCACGTTCCGGCCGCGCTTCACGCCCGTCGTGCGCGCGCTCCTCCAGGCCGAGCCGCTGACCCTCGGGCGCATCGCCGAGCTCGCCGGCATCACGCAGCCAGCGGCCACCCAGACGGTGGCGTTGATGGCCAAGGAGGGCCTCGTCACGGTGGCGCCCGGCGAGGTGGACGGGCGCCAGCGCCTGGTGCGTCTGAGCGACGAGGGCCGCGCGCTGCTGCCGCGCCTGCAGCAACACTGGCAGGCCACCGCCACCGCGGCCGAGCAACTGGACGCCGAGCTCGCGGCGCCCCTGTCGCGTGCGCTGGAGGGCGCCATCGAGGCGCTGGAGGCCAGGCCCTTCGACGTGCGCATCGCCGAGGCGCGCGCGGCCAGGCCCGGGCGCCACGGCCGCCGCACCGGTAGGGCGGGCCCGCGGTAG
- a CDS encoding S41 family peptidase, giving the protein MTTTRSQKPSLLLHATALLCLVTAAPACATARPAPADRAAPRAAPRRPQQKDMAVDAATRARVVDVLVRELRERYVFPEKAQALEGVLRARQRAGAYDAVQSAEAFAVALTRDMREAVQDGHLHVAYSEAPLPEQTGKQEPSAEQLAGMRNEVARLNAGFERVERLPFNIGYLDLRAFAPADLAAPKVAAAMVLLADTRSLIIDLRKNGGGEPEAVAQMASYFFDQRTHLNDIYWREGEHTVEMWTRTDVAGPRYGTERKVYLLTSHDTFSAAEDFSYAMKNLRRATLVGEVTGGGAHPGDMRRLDTHFGAFIPMGRSISPVTHTDWESTGVEPDVKAAAKDALNVAQTLILQEHLASEKDPATLERMRARLQELR; this is encoded by the coding sequence ATGACGACGACGCGCAGTCAGAAGCCCTCCCTTCTTCTCCACGCCACCGCCCTGCTGTGCCTGGTGACCGCCGCGCCCGCGTGCGCCACGGCCCGCCCCGCGCCCGCGGACCGGGCCGCCCCGCGGGCGGCGCCTCGGAGGCCGCAGCAGAAGGACATGGCGGTGGACGCCGCCACGCGCGCCCGGGTGGTGGACGTGCTGGTGCGGGAGCTGCGCGAGCGCTACGTCTTCCCCGAGAAGGCGCAGGCGCTCGAGGGCGTGCTGCGCGCCAGGCAGCGCGCCGGCGCGTACGACGCCGTGCAGAGCGCCGAGGCGTTCGCCGTCGCGCTCACGCGTGACATGCGGGAGGCGGTACAGGACGGGCACCTGCACGTCGCGTACAGCGAGGCGCCCCTGCCCGAGCAGACCGGGAAGCAGGAGCCCTCGGCCGAGCAGCTCGCCGGGATGAGGAATGAGGTGGCGCGGCTCAACGCGGGATTCGAGCGCGTGGAGCGGCTGCCCTTCAACATCGGGTACCTGGACCTGCGCGCTTTCGCGCCCGCGGACCTGGCGGCGCCCAAGGTGGCCGCGGCCATGGTGCTGCTCGCCGACACACGCAGCCTCATCATCGACCTGCGCAAGAACGGGGGTGGGGAGCCCGAGGCGGTGGCGCAGATGGCCAGCTACTTCTTCGACCAGCGCACCCACCTCAACGACATCTACTGGCGCGAGGGCGAGCACACGGTGGAGATGTGGACCCGCACGGACGTGGCCGGCCCGCGCTACGGCACCGAGCGCAAGGTGTACCTGCTGACCAGCCACGACACCTTCTCCGCCGCCGAGGACTTCTCGTACGCGATGAAGAACCTGCGGCGCGCGACGCTGGTCGGCGAGGTGACGGGCGGCGGCGCGCACCCGGGGGACATGCGACGGCTCGACACCCACTTCGGCGCGTTCATCCCCATGGGCCGTTCCATCAGCCCCGTCACGCACACCGACTGGGAGAGCACGGGCGTGGAGCCGGACGTGAAGGCCGCGGCGAAAGACGCGCTGAACGTCGCCCAGACGCTCATCCTCCAGGAGCACCTCGCCTCCGAGAAGGACCCGGCGACGCTCGAGCGGATGCGCGCGCGGCTGCAGGAGCTGCGTTGA
- a CDS encoding GC-type dockerin domain-anchored protein encodes MRRIHMLAGAVPLFAATSALAQAQFITPSEGTRSVSATVIAKDAGITNVNASDSRRTNGFEDFNESLELKASKQPQYDDTHSHADSNGSGTETSSITSSRISAEVRATANGWTQATGRGYATGNADFYLTFQLNRFARYAVSGDATADTTAGVYGGSTSLVYIASLTTGEPVLSIDIGNTDSGSVRRKGWLFPGPFTLQGDVSALVDAREGTAGTATSWWKMDIQFFCPADYDTSGTVNQADRDAFLNAWNAGSLDADADSNGVVNSTDRTTFLLAYGSGC; translated from the coding sequence ATGCGTCGCATTCACATGCTGGCTGGTGCTGTTCCCCTCTTCGCGGCCACGTCCGCGCTCGCGCAGGCACAGTTCATCACTCCGTCGGAGGGCACCCGCTCGGTGTCCGCCACCGTCATCGCGAAGGACGCCGGCATCACCAACGTCAACGCGTCCGACTCGCGCCGGACGAATGGCTTCGAGGACTTCAACGAGAGCCTGGAGCTGAAGGCCAGCAAGCAGCCGCAGTACGACGACACGCACAGCCATGCGGACTCGAATGGCTCGGGCACGGAGACGTCGAGCATCACCAGCTCCCGCATCAGCGCCGAGGTCCGGGCCACCGCGAATGGCTGGACGCAGGCCACCGGGCGCGGCTACGCCACGGGCAACGCGGACTTCTACCTGACGTTCCAGCTCAACCGCTTCGCGCGCTACGCGGTGTCCGGCGATGCGACGGCGGACACGACGGCGGGGGTGTACGGCGGCTCCACGTCGCTCGTGTACATCGCGAGCCTCACCACCGGAGAGCCGGTGCTGTCCATCGACATCGGCAACACGGACTCGGGCTCGGTGCGCCGCAAGGGCTGGCTGTTCCCCGGGCCCTTCACGCTGCAGGGGGACGTGTCCGCGCTGGTGGACGCGCGCGAGGGCACCGCGGGCACGGCGACGTCGTGGTGGAAGATGGACATCCAGTTCTTCTGCCCGGCCGACTACGACACCAGCGGCACCGTGAATCAGGCGGACCGCGACGCGTTCCTCAACGCGTGGAACGCGGGCAGCCTGGACGCGGACGCGGACAGCAACGGCGTGGTGAACAGCACGGACCGCACCACGTTCCTGCTGGCGTACGGCTCTGGCTGCTGA
- a CDS encoding DUF5694 domain-containing protein, translated as MSRIPKRLLWLCLLGPLLACASAPVPKPEASEESPPDFFGAKEPKPRLMMLGTFHFKDAGLDEYKPQHRLEVLSPERQREVEALVEALAKFQPTRIAVEVNVPHQDKLDAQYQDYVAGRAELTANEVDQVGFRLAKKLGHPKVYAIDSAPHQVLDQLYYAVDEKQVAALDPKWQARFNQLYTHDDELKTRQSLIDHLRYVNSPERIRQGHGAYSIAHFKVDGEDGYLGVDLRTAWYNRNLRIFRNLQRLMSAPEERVLLIIGAGHLPILQFVAETSPEYELVDVRDYLRAP; from the coding sequence ATGTCCCGGATTCCGAAGCGCCTGCTCTGGTTGTGCCTGCTGGGCCCGCTGCTCGCCTGTGCGTCCGCGCCGGTCCCGAAGCCCGAAGCCTCCGAGGAGAGCCCGCCTGACTTCTTCGGCGCGAAGGAGCCGAAGCCCCGGCTGATGATGCTGGGGACGTTCCACTTCAAGGACGCGGGGCTGGACGAGTACAAGCCCCAGCACAGGCTGGAGGTGCTCTCTCCGGAGCGGCAGCGCGAGGTCGAGGCCCTGGTGGAAGCGCTGGCGAAGTTCCAGCCGACGCGCATCGCCGTGGAGGTGAACGTCCCCCATCAGGACAAGCTGGATGCCCAGTACCAGGACTATGTGGCAGGCCGCGCCGAGCTGACGGCGAATGAGGTCGACCAGGTGGGCTTCCGGCTGGCGAAGAAGCTGGGGCATCCGAAGGTCTACGCCATCGACTCAGCCCCGCATCAGGTGCTCGACCAGCTGTACTACGCGGTGGATGAAAAACAGGTCGCGGCGCTCGACCCGAAGTGGCAGGCGCGTTTCAACCAGCTCTACACGCATGACGACGAGCTGAAGACGCGTCAGTCGCTCATCGACCACCTGCGCTACGTGAACTCACCGGAGCGCATCCGCCAGGGGCACGGCGCGTACTCCATCGCCCACTTCAAGGTGGACGGAGAGGACGGCTACCTCGGCGTGGACTTGCGGACGGCCTGGTACAACCGCAACCTGCGCATCTTCCGCAACCTCCAGCGGCTCATGTCCGCACCCGAGGAGCGCGTCCTGCTCATCATCGGCGCGGGCCACCTGCCCATCCTCCAGTTCGTCGCCGAGACCTCCCCCGAATACGAGCTCGTTGACGTGCGGGACTACCTGCGCGCGCCCTGA
- a CDS encoding HBL/NHE enterotoxin family protein, translating to MSAQAATSSAPSTSSGSPLSPPAALTQGVLDTNAAVPQVDAAVAALLALSVPSSTQVPSLSSDVEKARADASLWTTTYRPQVLSALAGVARFGQSFDTAYAQLQPLSVRLAAGDSSAIAPFQQVLTQLQADTRATATATASVHTALVTYESLIDADIAQLNADQNVLLQLQAQDTQQAQAASQAADQVEQQIQEDKEQIALEYLQGHYYVAALEQTIDMLTGKDRELREQQSQLNAAANAAAEDAREAGGTSAQVSQYQTFLTALAGGIGTLDNGWNVLDSNFTVLLQSEDITTYGLFTPSLLAAVKADWDNLALQASLLLGI from the coding sequence ATGTCCGCCCAGGCCGCCACGTCCTCCGCTCCATCGACCTCCAGCGGGTCGCCCCTCTCGCCTCCCGCGGCCCTCACGCAGGGCGTGCTCGACACCAACGCCGCCGTGCCGCAGGTCGACGCGGCGGTGGCCGCGCTGCTCGCGTTGAGCGTGCCCTCCAGCACGCAGGTCCCCAGCCTCTCCTCCGACGTGGAGAAGGCGCGCGCGGACGCGTCGCTCTGGACCACCACCTACCGTCCCCAGGTGCTGTCCGCGCTCGCGGGCGTGGCCCGGTTCGGGCAGTCGTTCGACACGGCGTACGCGCAGCTCCAGCCCCTCTCCGTGCGGCTGGCCGCCGGTGACTCCTCCGCCATCGCGCCCTTCCAGCAGGTGCTCACCCAGCTCCAGGCGGACACCCGGGCCACCGCGACGGCCACCGCCAGCGTCCACACCGCACTGGTGACCTATGAGTCGTTGATCGACGCGGACATCGCCCAGCTCAACGCGGACCAGAACGTCCTCCTCCAGCTCCAGGCCCAGGACACCCAGCAGGCCCAGGCCGCGAGCCAGGCGGCGGATCAGGTGGAGCAGCAGATCCAGGAGGACAAGGAGCAGATCGCGCTCGAATACCTCCAGGGCCATTACTACGTCGCGGCGCTGGAGCAGACCATCGACATGCTCACGGGCAAGGACCGCGAGCTGCGTGAACAGCAATCCCAGCTCAACGCCGCCGCGAATGCCGCCGCCGAGGACGCGCGCGAGGCGGGCGGCACCAGCGCCCAGGTCTCCCAATACCAGACGTTCCTCACGGCGCTGGCCGGCGGGATCGGCACGCTCGACAACGGCTGGAACGTCCTGGACTCCAACTTCACCGTGCTGCTGCAGAGCGAAGACATCACCACGTATGGCCTCTTCACGCCCTCGCTGCTCGCGGCCGTGAAGGCGGATTGGGACAACCTCGCCCTGCAGGCCTCCCTCCTGCTGGGCATTTGA
- a CDS encoding Ig-like domain-containing protein produces MPSVNQDLTQTHGRWGGVITDVPTGPDRRFLARAFDSNGDLLYEGQSTNVTITANQTTLVAITLQEVNPPEPFDNEAPVIGSVVASRTSVPLGNTVTLNASASDPNPTDTLTYRWTATQGSFSSTSEASTTWTAPSTAGIASLTLEVRDSQGTMVAVTLSINVTHGTEEGRAALDVQFNNHPVVARVHSTAARVDVGQAAEVTVMASDNDSDTLGYQWSASCSGSWTQATSSTARFIPSALPERACNNCRLTVAVSDGKGGSTTGSLSLCVVSTSPTRFPPSIIRAYQSSPTATPGQTLSFQVEASDPQGSTLSFQWSADIGMLGTAASGTTRGSNTWDAPRCVPAGAPATITATVTNSYGLSDTTRFPVTGLPTCTGGRAVFSYTGADQSWTVPTGVNRVRVKLWGAGGGAARSGSGSAGGGGALATAILGVNPGEPLTVIVGGGGTPGDVLGTPAAAYGGGGANGVQNGAGGGGRSAIRRSTSEYATAGGGGGAGADSDGTYGAGGPGGARGLDGKDGATTDGTYGLGGKGAFSHAGGAGGTSVGTTYTAQAGSQFKGGDASAQWWSGDGGGGGGGYFGGGAGGGDVSGGAAGGGGGGASYAPDGSVLAGSGRNAGGMQDVDYVAGIGMGAQGGTGGHGRVVISYDVEQYPLSNAMRCSTRPGLNLGEGQLACYGVWDYGNAFGNDMDMCDDENHGPTTGCVVSTPACASRRATAVAHVTPSSASSAQLSAIAANLGVSTQVLKEGMARIWAYNCSSSTP; encoded by the coding sequence ATGCCCTCGGTCAACCAGGACCTCACGCAGACCCACGGGAGGTGGGGCGGCGTCATCACCGACGTGCCCACCGGCCCTGACCGGCGTTTTCTCGCGCGGGCCTTCGATTCCAACGGAGACCTCCTCTACGAGGGGCAGAGCACCAACGTCACCATCACCGCCAACCAGACAACCCTGGTGGCCATCACCCTCCAGGAGGTGAACCCTCCCGAGCCTTTCGACAACGAGGCGCCCGTCATCGGATCCGTGGTGGCGTCCCGGACCAGCGTGCCCCTGGGCAACACCGTCACCCTGAACGCGAGCGCGTCGGACCCCAACCCCACCGACACGCTGACCTATCGCTGGACGGCGACGCAGGGCTCCTTCAGCAGTACGTCCGAGGCTTCCACGACCTGGACCGCGCCCTCCACGGCAGGCATCGCCTCGCTCACCCTGGAGGTGAGGGATTCACAGGGCACCATGGTGGCGGTGACGCTCTCCATCAACGTCACCCATGGGACGGAGGAGGGGCGCGCCGCGCTCGACGTGCAGTTCAACAACCACCCGGTGGTCGCCCGGGTCCACAGCACCGCGGCCCGGGTGGACGTCGGGCAGGCCGCCGAGGTGACCGTGATGGCTTCCGACAACGACAGCGACACCCTCGGCTACCAGTGGTCGGCGAGCTGTAGCGGCAGTTGGACCCAGGCGACGTCCAGCACCGCGCGCTTCATTCCCTCCGCCCTTCCAGAGCGCGCATGCAACAACTGCCGGCTCACCGTCGCCGTCTCCGACGGGAAGGGGGGCAGCACCACCGGGAGCTTGTCGCTGTGTGTGGTGTCCACCTCGCCCACGCGCTTTCCGCCGTCCATCATTCGCGCCTACCAGTCCTCGCCAACCGCCACCCCGGGGCAGACGCTCAGCTTCCAGGTGGAGGCCAGTGACCCCCAGGGCAGCACGCTGTCCTTCCAGTGGTCGGCCGACATCGGGATGCTGGGCACGGCCGCGAGCGGGACCACCCGCGGGAGCAATACCTGGGATGCGCCCCGCTGTGTGCCCGCGGGCGCCCCGGCGACCATCACCGCCACCGTCACCAACAGTTACGGCCTGTCGGACACCACCCGCTTCCCGGTGACGGGGCTGCCCACCTGCACGGGAGGAAGGGCCGTCTTCAGCTACACCGGGGCGGACCAGTCGTGGACGGTGCCCACCGGCGTGAACCGCGTTCGCGTGAAGCTGTGGGGCGCGGGCGGCGGCGCGGCGCGGTCCGGGAGCGGCTCCGCCGGTGGCGGAGGCGCGCTGGCCACCGCCATCCTGGGCGTCAACCCGGGGGAGCCCCTCACGGTCATCGTCGGCGGGGGAGGGACTCCGGGGGATGTGCTCGGCACTCCGGCCGCGGCGTACGGAGGAGGCGGCGCCAATGGGGTGCAGAACGGCGCGGGGGGCGGAGGGCGCTCGGCGATTCGCCGCTCCACGTCCGAGTACGCCACGGCAGGCGGTGGCGGTGGGGCTGGCGCGGACTCGGATGGCACCTACGGCGCTGGCGGGCCTGGCGGCGCACGCGGGCTTGACGGCAAGGATGGCGCCACGACCGATGGGACCTACGGACTGGGGGGCAAGGGCGCCTTCAGCCATGCGGGAGGAGCGGGGGGCACGAGCGTGGGCACGACCTACACGGCCCAGGCTGGCTCTCAATTCAAGGGCGGGGATGCCTCGGCGCAGTGGTGGTCCGGCGATGGGGGCGGCGGGGGCGGCGGGTATTTCGGCGGTGGCGCGGGCGGCGGTGACGTGAGCGGCGGTGCCGCGGGAGGGGGCGGTGGAGGGGCCAGCTATGCCCCCGATGGCAGCGTCCTCGCCGGGAGTGGCCGCAATGCGGGCGGCATGCAGGACGTGGACTACGTCGCCGGGATTGGCATGGGCGCCCAGGGTGGCACGGGCGGCCATGGCCGCGTGGTCATCTCCTACGACGTCGAGCAGTACCCGCTCTCGAACGCGATGCGGTGCAGCACGCGCCCGGGCCTGAACCTGGGGGAGGGCCAGCTCGCCTGCTACGGCGTCTGGGATTACGGCAACGCCTTCGGCAATGACATGGACATGTGCGACGACGAAAACCACGGTCCCACGACGGGCTGTGTCGTCAGCACTCCCGCCTGCGCGAGTAGGAGGGCGACCGCCGTCGCGCACGTCACCCCTTCGTCCGCCAGCAGCGCCCAGTTGTCGGCCATCGCGGCGAACCTCGGCGTGTCGACCCAGGTCTTGAAGGAGGGAATGGCCCGAATCTGGGCATACAACTGCTCGAGCAGCACCCCTTAG
- a CDS encoding HBL/NHE enterotoxin family protein, which yields MTTTANATNAAQASDTDSDTPDIGGSGLSTGMTDTQTAASVMQMYTNVVLQTPIMNLPAEVDTLSGSTVVEQLPVDQANAQAHARYYLQTLNPQMVSLLATIIGYGNQWNAMYRQLLYLANHIDEGNNQQQFIDGINLLIQKCGVGRDQATATSSALTAFATDSLDADVAAFTLDYNNVNAAYGADSTEITALNQRIAADQKAMDTACWVIAGSAVALGVGSIAVLVGIFAEIPSGGTSTAIVVGGFALAAGGATVGSLALVDWNNAKDDMVDATKELNRDQTLLATMSTAMLNIQSLSSACSQAATAVQGLANQWTSLASDLQTTIDQLEVAENASSWLVSQLVAANADWETTLAMATTIQQTGVLPVQEENYDA from the coding sequence ATGACCACCACAGCGAACGCCACGAACGCAGCGCAGGCCAGCGACACGGACTCGGACACGCCGGACATTGGCGGCAGCGGGCTGTCCACCGGCATGACGGACACGCAGACCGCCGCGTCCGTCATGCAGATGTACACGAACGTCGTGCTCCAGACGCCCATCATGAACCTGCCGGCGGAGGTGGACACCCTGTCGGGCTCCACCGTCGTGGAGCAGCTCCCGGTGGACCAGGCCAACGCGCAGGCCCACGCGCGCTACTACCTGCAGACGCTCAATCCCCAGATGGTGTCCCTGCTGGCCACCATCATCGGGTACGGCAACCAGTGGAACGCGATGTACCGCCAGCTGCTCTACCTGGCCAACCACATCGATGAGGGGAACAACCAGCAGCAGTTCATCGACGGCATCAACCTGCTCATCCAGAAGTGCGGCGTGGGCCGGGACCAGGCGACCGCCACGTCCTCCGCGCTGACGGCCTTCGCCACCGACTCCCTGGACGCGGACGTGGCGGCCTTCACCCTGGACTACAACAACGTGAACGCCGCGTACGGCGCGGACAGCACGGAGATCACGGCGCTCAACCAGCGCATCGCCGCGGACCAGAAGGCCATGGACACGGCGTGCTGGGTGATCGCGGGCTCGGCCGTGGCCCTGGGCGTGGGCAGCATCGCGGTCCTCGTGGGCATCTTCGCGGAGATTCCCTCCGGGGGGACGTCCACCGCCATCGTGGTGGGCGGCTTCGCGCTGGCGGCGGGTGGCGCCACCGTGGGCTCACTGGCCCTGGTGGACTGGAACAACGCCAAGGACGACATGGTGGATGCGACCAAGGAGCTGAACCGGGACCAGACGCTCCTGGCGACCATGAGCACGGCCATGCTCAACATCCAGAGCCTGAGCTCCGCGTGCTCCCAGGCCGCGACCGCGGTGCAGGGCCTGGCGAACCAGTGGACCTCCCTCGCGTCCGACCTGCAGACGACCATCGACCAGCTCGAGGTCGCCGAGAACGCCTCCTCGTGGCTCGTCTCCCAACTGGTGGCCGCCAACGCGGACTGGGAGACCACGCTCGCGATGGCGACTACCATCCAGCAGACCGGCGTGCTGCCCGTGCAGGAGGAAAACTACGATGCGTGA